The DNA segment GATTCTTCCTAATGCGAGACAGTGTCTGCAATAGCAAATGGTTGAAGTAAATAAGGGAGATTGGTAGTAACCAAACAGCGAAGCAGTATGGTTGCCACAACGCTTGCATTGCGTGCGCGAGCCTTGTACCAAAATGCCCTGCGAACGTTTGAGGTAACCTGATTGCACGTGTGCTTCGAGAACATCTTCATGAAAGGGGATTTCTTTTTCAGTTAGCCTTCGCCCGGCTAAGTGCCGGCGCAAAGGCTCCCAAGGTACTACGACCTCATGATTTGTAGGGCAAAGGCTTCACACTCCTAGTTTTCGTTTCGCCAACCAATCCCAAGACTACCTTCGCCAAGATGCGTTCCAATAACAGGTCCAAAAAAGCTAATGTTAATCGTAGCTTCAGGGTGTACTTCACGTAACGTATCGCGAATGTCTTCAGCTTTATCTGAACGATTCGCATGAATGACGGTGATTTCTGAAATTCCTTTTTGATCTGCAGATTCTTTTAACAGCTCAAAGATTCGAGAGAGCGCTTTTTTCTCCGTTCGTACTTTTTCAAATGGAACAATTTCTGCATTCTCGAAATGGAGGATCGGTTTAATCTTCAACATATTACCGAGGATCCGTTGAGCTCCACTTAATCGGCCACCTCTATGAAGATGGTTTAGATCATCTACCATGAAATACGCTGATACTTTTTGTTTTAGTTGATCTAAGTGAACGATGATTTCATTAGCAGACTTTCCCTCATTCGCTAGCTTTGCAGCTTCTATCACAAAGTACCCTTGAGGAGAACAACTAATTTCCGTGTCAAACCCAACAACCTGAATCCCGTCTACCATATCTGCAGCACTTAATGCC comes from the Alkalihalobacillus sp. FSL W8-0930 genome and includes:
- a CDS encoding DegV family protein, with protein sequence MKKTAIVTDSTAYITKEHVNEYDIHIIPLNVVIGNEAYQELVDLGTDQFYQEMAATDALPTTSQPAIGRFVELFEQLKAEGYEDIVTIHLSSKISGTYQTALSAADMVDGIQVVGFDTEISCSPQGYFVIEAAKLANEGKSANEIIVHLDQLKQKVSAYFMVDDLNHLHRGGRLSGAQRILGNMLKIKPILHFENAEIVPFEKVRTEKKALSRIFELLKESADQKGISEITVIHANRSDKAEDIRDTLREVHPEATINISFFGPVIGTHLGEGSLGIGWRNEN